The genomic stretch TTTCTCCTTAGTCTTGGACATACATGAAGGTTTAAATAAATCTCTACTCTTGCTTACAATTTAACTGTTGCCAGTATTATCTTGGTAGAGGAAAAAGCCTTCTTTACAACACTATTACTTTGTTTTCGAGAAAATTTTACAATTGTATAACAATAATATTCTTTGTCAGCACCAACAATAGTTTCATCGCTCATGGGGTACAAGTGGGGGCTAAGCGTATCCCATGGCTTTTTTCTCGAATTTAACCCCTGTATGGGGTATGTATGTGCTATGCTTGGGGTATATTGGATTCGTTGAGCTGTTGTATCCCACTTAGCCCCCATGAAGAAATAATTTGCGATCGCTTATCCAACCCTGTATCTAGAGTACACCGCTTTGACCCAGTATGGGATTTTAAAAAACTTTTGCCAAATAACATGAAGAACATTCACGCGAATCAAAAGATTTTTTGTGCGGGTTTCGACAATGGCTATGGCAGCGTCAAACTGTTGGTCGATGGTTTTGATGTCGTGCGGATTCCCAGCTACATCTCACGAGAAGACATGGAAGATGTACCCGGTCGAGTTGTTTATAACGGCAACGCTTACACTGTTGGGGAGTCAGCTTTCCGCACCGGGTACTACTTCGAGCGGAACACTGATAGCAACGTTAACAAAGTTAACAACGCCCTCATCACTTTATTGGGTGCGTTGGCTCATCTACCACATCGTAAGACTTGGCACTTAAAGCTGGTGGTCAGCTTGCATGATACTGCTTTGACAAAAGAGTTGTGTCAAATACTCAATGGTGAATATCAACCAATGCTCGCTGGTAAACTCTCTGATGTCAGAGTAGAGGTTCTCAAAGTCGTACCTGAAGGTATGGGCGCTCTGTTCGGTAGAAAACTCCCCAAAAGGTTAACTGTCGTAGATTTTGGGAATGGTACAACGCTTTATTCTCGTTACTTTCAGGGGAAAAGGGAAGTTCATACTCCCTATGCGGCGGGTGTGGAAGTTCTCATTGGTGAGATTGCTAAGAAGATGAAACCTCTCAACGGTGGGAAGCTTGGTGATTTATCGAAAATTCGCTTTTGTCTTGAAATGGGACATACCAAGTACAGCCGCGATATCGACATCAAAGATGTATACACCACTTGTCTTAAAGAGTGGTACGAAAGCTATTTGAAAAAACCAGTCAATCTTGCTCTTGAGGCAAAACACCAAGGTGATGACATTTGGGCGATTGGCGGCGGTTGCTTACTTCCTGGATTTAAAAAACTGCTTACACAGAA from Scytonema hofmannii PCC 7110 encodes the following:
- a CDS encoding ParM/StbA family protein produces the protein MKNIHANQKIFCAGFDNGYGSVKLLVDGFDVVRIPSYISREDMEDVPGRVVYNGNAYTVGESAFRTGYYFERNTDSNVNKVNNALITLLGALAHLPHRKTWHLKLVVSLHDTALTKELCQILNGEYQPMLAGKLSDVRVEVLKVVPEGMGALFGRKLPKRLTVVDFGNGTTLYSRYFQGKREVHTPYAAGVEVLIGEIAKKMKPLNGGKLGDLSKIRFCLEMGHTKYSRDIDIKDVYTTCLKEWYESYLKKPVNLALEAKHQGDDIWAIGGGCLLPGFKKLLTQNGFEILDNPVEANSYGLLQMAKTIGASSSASASAEGV